From Vitis vinifera cultivar Pinot Noir 40024 chromosome 14, ASM3070453v1, a single genomic window includes:
- the LOC100248114 gene encoding zinc finger protein CONSTANS-LIKE 2: MLKDEGCNADAAAGGGGGWARVCDTCRSAACTIYCRADSAYLCAGCDARIHAANRVASQHERVWVCESCERAPAAFVCKADAASLCATCDADIHSANPLARRHHRVPVLPIAGCLYGPPATDPGGTVVRSAAEADNGFLGQEAEETIDEEDEDEAASWLLLNPVKNNNGSSNNQNNGLLFGGEVDEYLDLVEYNSCPENQFSDQYNQQQPPPHYSVPHKNYGGDRVVPVQCGEAKGQLHQQHQQQGFHLGMEYESSKAAYSYNPSISHSVSVSSMDVGVVPEATTMSDISISISHPRPPKGTIDLFSGPPIQMPTQLTPMDREARVLRYREKKKTRKFEKTIRYASRKAYAETRPRIKGRFAKRTDVEVEVDQMFSTTLMAESGYGIVPSF, encoded by the exons ATGTTGAAGGACGAAGGTTGTAACGCTGATGCCGCCGCCGGTGGAGGCGGTGGTTGGGCTCGTGTTTGCGACACGTGTAGGTCGGCGGCATGCACTATTTACTGCAGAGCGGACTCCGCCTACCTGTGCGCTGGCTGCGACGCCCGCATACACGCCGCCAACAGGGTGGCGTCGCAGCACGAGCGGGTCTGGGTGTGCGAGTCGTGCGAGCGCGCTCCGGCGGCGTTCGTCTGCAAGGCGGACGCGGCGTCGCTCTGCGCCACCTGCGACGCTGACATCCACTCCGCTAATCCTCTGGCCCGCCGACACCACCGCGTGCCGGTTCTCCCCATCGCCGGCTGCCTCTACGGGCCTCCCGCCACCGACCCCGGAGGCACCGTGGTGAGGTCTGCCGCGGAGGCCGACAACGGCTTCCTGGGCCAAGAGGCTGAGGAGACCATAGATGAGGAAGACGAAGACGAGGCAGCTTCGTGGCTGTTGCTGAACCCAGTGAAGAATAACAACGGAAGCAGCAACAACCAGAACAATGGATTGTTGTTCGGTGGGGAGGTGGATGAGTATCTGGACCTAGTGGAGTACAATTCATGCCCTGAGAATCAGTTCAGTGATCAGTATAATCAGCAGCAGCCGCCGCCGCATTACAGCGTTCCGCACAAGAATTATGGGGGAGACCGTGTCGTGCCAGTTCAGTGCGGGGAAGCAAAGGGGCAGCTACACCAGCAGCATCAGCAGCAGGGTTTTCATCTGGGGATGGAGTATGAGTCCTCGAAAGCTGCCTACAGCTACAACCCTTCAATTAGCCACAGC GTCTCTGTGTCATCAATGGATGTTGGCGTCGTGCCAGAAGCAACAACTATGAGTGATATCTCAATCTCAATCTCGCATCCGAGACCTCCCAAGGGAACAATCGACCTTTTCTCAGGCCCTCCAATTCAGATGCCAACCCAGCTGACTCCAATGGATAGGGAGGCAAGGGTCCTGAGGTacagagagaaaaagaagacaAGGAAGTTTGAGAAGACAATCAGGTATGCATCAAGGAAAGCATATGCAGAGACAAGACCCCGGATCAAGGGCAGGTTTGCCAAGAGGACAGATGTAGAAGTTGAAGTGGATCAGATGTTCTCTACGACATTAATGGCGGAAAGCGGATATGGCATTGTCCCGTCATTCTAA
- the LOC109123950 gene encoding uncharacterized protein LOC109123950 isoform X2, with protein sequence MRKMFSLMMTMSRNRSYVEFGHISHVHRCTKGTCNDLHLIPIQRCTCQNTYNWKWIRKSQKSCSSEEGSCGHSSLSGKQGVALKHFFLAFCLG encoded by the exons ATGAGAAAGAT GTTTTCCTTGATGATGACAATGAGCAGAAACCGGAGTTATGTGGAATTTGGGCACATAAGCCATG TGCACAGGTGTACAAAAGGGACCTGCAATGATCTTCACTTGATTCCTATTCAAAGGTGTACATGCCAAAACACTTACAATTGGAAGTGGATTAGAAAATCCCAAAAAAGCTGCAGTTCTGAAGAGGGAAGTTGTGGGCATTCTTCCTTGTCTG GGAAGCAAGGTGTAGCTTTGAAGCACTTCTTCTTGGCTTTTTGTCTGGGATGA
- the LOC109123950 gene encoding transposon Tf2-1 polyprotein isoform X1, with translation MTTIPVLALPNFSQLFIVKTDASGYGLGAVLMQSHRLVAYFSQVLSARERQKSIYERELMAIVLAVQKWRHYLLGRHFIVRTDQSSLKFPLEQRIVNESYQKWVAKLFRYDFEIRFRPGLENKAANALSRIPISMELAALMVPSRIDTSLISSQVEADPHLAKIQQRLPVDPNAYPRYSLDHGILLYKGRLVLPKASPLVPILLQEGHASVVGGHSGFLRTYKRLTRDFFWVGMKNDIKEFVEKCLVCQQNKALTLSLAGLLQPLPILEKIWDDVTMGFIEGLPKSKGYNSILVVVDQLSKYARFSLLKHPFTTQMVAAVFVRDVVKLHGIPRSIISDRDKVFLSRFWMELFRLQGTSLCHSTAYHPQTDGQTEVVNRCVETYLQCFSYNKLRRWSTWLPWAEYWYDTTFHSSTNTTPFRAVYGRDPPPLLRFGSDSTSVLAMDQLL, from the coding sequence ATGACAACAATTCCTGTTTTGGCTTTGCCCAACTTCAGTCAACTCTTCATTGTAAAGACGGATGCCTCGGGGTATGGTTTGGGTGCCGTTTTGATGCAAAGTCATAGACTAGTAGCTTATTTTAGTCAAGTCCTCTCAGCAAGGGAGCGACAAAAGTCTATATATGAAAGAGAGTTAATGGCTATTGTCTTAGCAGTTCAAAAGTGGCGTCATTACCTGCTTGGTCGCCACTTTATTGTGCGAACAGATCAAAGTAGCTTGAAGTTTCCACTAGAGCAAAGAATAGTGAATGAGTCGTACCAAAAGTGGGTTGCAAAGCTGTTTaggtatgattttgaaattCGGTTTCGGCCTGGATTGGAGAATAAAGCAGCTAACGCCTTATCTCGCATCCCCATTTCTATGGAGTTAGCTGCCCTCATGGTTCCCAGTCGCATAGACACTTCGTTGATCAGTTCACAAGTTGAAGCTGACCCACACCTAGCTAAGATTCAACAGAGGCTGCCGGTTGATCCGAATGCTTATCCTAGGTATTCCTTGGACCATGGTATTCTCCTCTACAAGGGGCGCCTAGTCCTTCCCAAGGCCTCACCCCTTGTTCCAATACTTCTTCAAGAGGGCCATGCTAGCGTGGTTGGAGGGCATTCCGGGTTCTTGCGGACTTACAAACGACTCACACGAGATTTCTTTTGGGTTGGCATGAAAAATGACATCAAAGAGTTTGTGGAAAAGTGTCTAGTATGCCAACAAAATAAGGCCCTAACTTTGTCACTTGCTGGGTTACTACAACCACTGCCTATTCTAGAAAAAATATGGGATGATGTGACGATGGGCTTTATTGAGGGGCTTCCTAAGTCTAAGGGTTATAACTCCATTTTAGTTGTTGTGGATCAATTGAGCAAATATGCTCGCTTCTCACTGCTCAAGCATCCTTTCACAACTCAAATGGTGGCTGCTGTCTTTGTTCGGGATGTTGTCAAATTACATGGAATTCCCCGTTCCATTATTAGTGATCGTGACAAAGTATTTCTTAGCCGATTTTGGATGGAGCTATTTCGGTTGCAGGGTACTTCTCTCTGCCATAGTACCGCATATCATCCTCAAACAGATGGACAAACGGAAGTGGTCAACCGTTGTGTGGAGACATACCTTCAATGTTTTTCATATAACAAGCTTAGGCGTTGGTCTACATGGCTTCCATGGGCAGAATACTGGTATGATACCACATTCCACTCCTCCACTAATACGACACCGTTTCGAGCAGTTTACGGGCGAGACCCACCACCGTTGCTACGTTTTGGATCAGATTCCACCTCTGTTCTAGCAATGGATCAGTTATTGTAA